The nucleotide sequence TCGGTACCCCCGGCATCTTCCTagattctctctgtgcctcagtgtttcTCCGTCACTGGATACAGGGCCTGTCCTAATCCACTGTGACCTCATCCTAATGTGATTCCATCTGCAGGCTACACCTGAGGTTCTGCGTGGCCATGAATTTTGGGAGATGCTGTTCAACCCAGTACGGTCCATCCTCCACCTTCCCCCATAAATGTATCTCTTTCCCACGTACAAAATAAATTCATCCCGTCCCAGCCTCTCCGAGCCTTAGCTTGTCCCAGCATTCACTCTGACTCCGGCATCTCTTCCGGATATCATCAGCTCCAAAGCTTCGACGTCTCATCATGTGGATGATCTAACTCAGGTACAGGTGAGGCTGGGTATGTTCCATGGCGGGACAgaattcctctctctcctgtgaACCTGTTAAGCTAGAAAATAAACCATCCGCTTCTGTAACACCTTGGGGGGAATAGGCACAGGGTAGACTTTCCCATTTAAAGAGGGAAAACTGGGAAAGGGAGGCCTTGGGTCCCAAGCAGGTTGAAAAGCCAACAGGGCAAACTTTGTATGGTTTCGAGGCCTGAGAATAGTCCGTGTCTCCTGCTCTGTTTCCTGGTCCTGgggcctcccccaccctctggccCCTCTACCTGCCTTCAGGGGGTCCTGCCCTCTTCCTGAAAGATTACACATTTGCAGCCCCTGAGTCCCGTTCTTGCTCTCCAGGCCTGTTTCTTGCCACATGTGTTGATAAGGGCATTTATATAGGCACTACGAGCTGCTGGGGTTCAGGACTGCCTGAGTGGGGGTGTCCAGCCCAGGTGCCCGCATCTCACTCTGTGCCCTCCTGCTCTAACAGAGCTCCTTTGTCAGGATTTGTGAAAGGCACCTGAGGACCTCATACATTGTTGCTTTATTCTGGGTTTGTGCCTCGGTAAATTCCCACACAAGTCCATCATCATTGTACACATACTGGCTCAAAGTCTAGAATAGaagtctgtccctccccccctcctgtGGAAGCAAGAATATATGTAATCCAAAAAATGGCACTACTAGAATTTCTAATTGGACTTTTGGTTAAAAGCTAAATTTCACTATTTCGAAGCACACAGATGGACAGGGCTCAACCCCTCCCTAAAGTAACAGATCCCTTTTAAGGATGGTGAACACATTGGTGACATTGGGGGACAGATTGACGTAGGTGGGCTTTGAGGTTCTGCTACTAGTGGGATTTCTTTTTGTAGGTTGGCAATATCAGCTTGAGGTGTTTGTGTGAACTCTTTGTTGTGGGTTATCACTGAATGTTTAGTCAACCTACCAGTTGGTCTGTGGTCTCGATTAGTTGATCGTTGTGAAGCTTAGTACCTAACACTGCTTTTCCTAAAGGCTAAGCAACAAGAGGGGTAATCTGGTTTCCGTCAATGTggttagtggttttgtttttcagtcacTTCATCTTCCTTACCTATCCCCTTCAGCATGTGGTGGGATGATTAAATCTGACTCAGGATACATGAATACGTGATGGTATTATTAGGTGGTTTGCCAGATTATATGTTTGATAATTATGCTGCCTTCAGATCGTTTGAGGGACAAATGTACTGTTCTGGTGTTTCCTACTGatttcctcccccgcccccgaaTTCCAATTTCCTAGGTAAAGTACCTAGCAGAGGACTCACCCACTGTGTATTTCCACCATAGTGCCACACTGTGGTGCTCTTGTGCTTTGGCCAAATAATTAGAAAATCCTCTTTTCTTGCTGTCACATCTCTTATTTTGTGGAATGGATAAGATGCTCTCAAAAGTATATGAAAACGCCCTCATATTGGGTACTTTTTTAGCTGTACATAATCAGTTTGTGATTGCTTTCAGTGATTGTGCTAGATTGCTTTTTatgttcatcattttctttttattagcatgcatattttttctcttgattgCCCCATATTATGTAGTTAAGAAATTAGAGGGCTTTATCAGTTCGTTTTTTATTAGCATgcatatttaatcttttttgtcTTGATTGCCCCATcttatttagttaaaaaattagAGGGTTTTTTGAAGGTTATGaagaaaccaacaaacaaaatgacATTATAGATGACAATAGGCATATATTTTTAACTATGGCATTTGGGGCAGTGTTCCATTAAAGCTACAGTTCTCaaaatatacagtgtagtctccAAATCAAGGTAGCTGTTTTCCCCACTGTTAGTGTTTGCACTGTGCCAGAACGTGTTCAAGAGGAAGCAGTTGATGATTTACCTAGATACAGTGCTCCCCGTGTTTAAATTCTCCAGATTTATTGTCACTTTCGAGTGTCATTTCTCAAGCCACGCCATGTGCTAGTGCTGCTTGCTTTCTAAGGAGACTGTGTTTAGTAAGGGCCTTGAGGGAGGTGTTGGGAGAGTGAAGCACGGGACCATCAGAGGGATCCCCCTCCCCTGGGACCCCAAGATCAGCTAATATTTCAGTGCTGTTACGTGAAAGGACTTGATAGGTCTGCTGGGCTGCTTTTAGGAAGTAACAGTATTTTAGCAATGTGAACAACACAAACAGTGAACACTAATTGAACTTGTAAActattgaaatgtatttttcttgaGAACAGAGTGCCAAGGAGAAGATAGTTGGATTAAATGAGTCTGTTGAACTTGAAAGTAAATGAGAGTCTTTGTCTTGATCTGTAAAGGACCACATATCACTCCCCACAGGATCATCAGAAGTATCTCCTGGCTAAGGAGGACACTCTTAAGTCTGCTGAAGTGGGAATGGTGGGGGATCGTGAACAGTTCTGTGGAGGAACTGATTTTTGATACTTTTACCCTTGAGATCACTATGGGAACGATACTTGGTTGCTGTAGGACCTGCTGTAAGCTCCCTGTGGAGACGCAGTCCATAGCATTCCGGTGTGCAGTACTGGGGAGTTTCTAGAGTGAAGTTAGCGGTGAAATGCCAATAACGCGTGAAGCACGGGGATTCAACTTCTGGTCTCCAGACAGGCGTCTAACACCCACAGAGCGTGTGCCGTCACTGGAGGACTTGTAGCTAGTGGGAATGTCGGATTTTAGAGCTGGGTGTTCTAGAACTGTGAGTCGGAGTTAACACAGTCTGCAAGGGGACGGCCACGAAGAGGAGGCCATGCTCCTCGAGGGACTATAGTCGTGAACTAAGGACACGGGACAGCAGGGCATGGGGCAGTAATGGACCAAATGATGGTTCATTTCGTTTATCCACGTGGTGAACGTTTGTGGGCCTTCTGCCCAGGGCCAGGCTCTGATGGGCTCTCCAGGCTGGCCGTGTGGGAGGCCAGGCACCATGACTGACCCATGTGTGACCATTAGTTCTGTACACATTTGTGTAGTATTTACAGTTGACATATTTGCAGaatcaataaacaaatacagaaacatCCTGTCTAGTGGTAATGATAGATAAGTACATAGTTCTGTTTTGGAAAAATATGGGAGACacatcttgtatttttaatttgtgtctCAGCTCTCAATTCTGAGAATCAGATTCcttgaattatttattatttatgttcaGAATGCTCTGTGATATTTTATTGTCTGTGGAACAGAGGGTCTAGGGGTGTAtctcaatttttttgaaaaacttatTTCACAGTGGCATCCCTGAAAAGGCAGAAATTAGCAtctgttttcatttggaaaagtcaaatgagaaaacatgttCGGAAACCATTCCTGTGAAGGAAAGAAGTGTAAagtagttttccaaagtggtcacTTAGAAAAAACCAAGaacaggagtgcctggatggctccgtctgttgaacgtccgactcttgatttcagctcagaacatgatctcccagttgtgagatccagccccgcgtcgggctctgtgctgacagcacagagcctgctttggttgggattctctttccctctctctacctctctgcccgtctcctctTGGgctttctttctcccaaaataaaactttaaaaaccctcggggcacctgggtgggtcagtcagttaagggtctgacttcacctcaggtcaccatctctcgctccataagttcgagccccaagtcaggctctgcgctgaccgctcagagcctggagtctgctttggattctgtgtctccttctctttctgcccctccacctctcatgctctgtctctgtctctgtatctctctctctcaaaaataaataaacattaaaaaaaattaaaaaaataaaccctcaGCTTTCTAGCAGTTCTCAAAAACTTACAGTAAaggaattgcttttttttcctgtcctatagcaaagtaaaaaatgtaaaccCCAGAGGAATATAGCTCTTTTTTAAGAGTGTTTCTTGTAGATTTCTGATACTCTACCACATCTAGTTCTTTTCCTCCATGTTATTTAGAATTTATACCACATTTGGCTGGTAAATTGTATCAGATTTTCGGAAGGCATCTATCAATACaactgtgtgttgtttttttcccattgttattTAATCACAGAATTTCACTATTTCTATAACTACCCTTGTGTTCCTGGGCTAACCCCTGCTTGTCactgtctatttttaattgtgtatttCTTCAATTGACAGGTCGTGGTTCAATTCCAGAATTCTTTCATATTATGAAAAGAAAGTTTACCAACAAAGAATGGGAAACCATCAGAAGCTTTAACGATGAATGGACTCAACTGGATATGTTTTATAGGAATTGGGtataatttctttctaattttgagaGTTAAAAGCCCATGATGACTCATTGTCTTTACTAAAAATCGGCATCAAAGTCCTTTGGTTACTAGGGGAGTTCCTACAGTGTTTAAAACAAATGGGTGATTGTTGGgaactttgtgattttttttttttttttcggcaTAATTAAATCTTAATGACAGTTAAGAAAATGAAGTGTATATTCAGTGGTCAGTTAGAAGGTACTTGCTCTTAAAGCTCAAACAAGACATTTCTCacaatgtttaatgttttctttttcaaaggaaCTAGTACACACGAGGCCTTATTTAACAAACACTACTGTAATATTCACTATATGCCAGAAAACATGCCCTTTGTGAGTTGGTTAATTTAATGATCACGACAGGGCTGTGAGGGAGGTGCTGCTACACCCAGAGCAGAGGCCCAGGGGATCAGATGATTGACCGTGTGATCCCATGTCTGGTTTGTGTCTGTGCTAGTGCAGGGGTAAAAGTAATGATCATGTAGCATAGAGCTAACAATCCAGATGTGTGGGGCCTGTAGAGTTGATGGAGATTTTACGCGCTAAATGCTCTGCTAAGAGAAAATTGTTCTGTATTTTAGGCCCTGAAAGAAAGCTTCATAAAAGCCCTTGGTGTTGGCCTAGGATTTGAATTGCAACGGCTTGAATTCGATATATCCCCATTAAATCTCGATATAGGCCAAGTTTATAAAGAAACACGTTTGTTCCTagatggggaagaagaaaaagaatgggcATTTGAGGTAAAAAACTTATCACTTGCTGtaagaatttctttattttgtgcaTGTCTGTGAGATTAATTAGGGGAGGCTACTCGATGAAAGTGGGCATGACAGGAAGCATTGTTGGTGCCCTGCAGGGGTGGGTCAGGGACCCTGGTTGTGAGCGCAGTGTCCTGCAGGGGAGGTCAGGGACCCCAGGTGTGAGCTCGGTGTCCTGCAGGGGAGGTCAGGGACCCCAGGTGTGAGCGCGGTgccctgctgggggagggggggtcaggGACCCTGGGTGTGAGCTTGGTATCCTGCAGAGGAGGGTCAGGGACCCCGGGTGTGAGTGTGGTGCCCTGTGGGGTAGGGGGGGTCAGGGACCCTGGGTGTGAGCTCGGTGTCCTGCAGAGGAGGGTCAGGATAAAATATTCTTGCTCCCTTTTGGTTTGTCAGAGATTATAGGGAAATTCTGGTATTTACAATAATTTTATGGATAAAATTTATGAAGttaagaaaatcttgaaaatttaGAAAGTCTTGGAAGTTAAACTTCAGTCTTCAGTTCAGTAGCATTGAATGAACTCGTGTCAGTAGTAAGTTGctagtttcatttcctttttcaccTGATTCTTACTCGTGCACTGTTCTTGGCAAGAAGGATTTAGTGCAGAGCTCACCACACAGGGCTTCTGTTCTCATGTGGGTTCAATGAGTTGTATCTGCCACGTCAGATGCCGTATTTACCTGTTGCTGATGAGGTCTGAGTAGAGAGGACGAAGCTTTATGGTGAAATCAGTCTCACTGAATTGTGGCTGATGATGAGATAATGTGAGTGATGAGCGGGGCATCCTGGCATTCTAGTGGACGGCCCACAGTTCCCTCTGATGTTCCCCTCAGATACGGACACCACAGAGCCCATGATCTGAGAGATTTTCCCAAAGTAGTGACAGCTGAAACCTGTCTGCATTTACGATGCTCATGCCGTCAGCATATTCAGTGTGAGCAGTGGAAGACCATGTATCAACAAGCGTAATTTTGTTCATAAAATGGATATCGTGGGCTTGTTTTTAGTTAAATCTTCGGACATTTAGCtggttatattttttcttcttttaacataTCTGTCCTtactggatttctttctttttttcttttccgcTCATTTGGTGTGAAGATATGAAGAGGATACTATTTATGATTATAGTTTCCATTTCAAATGATACCTTATGAAGGAATGTCTTAGGtgtcttttctttgaaaattttaatagttttggaggttttaatttttctttttttaagtttatttattttgcgagagagtatgggaggggaagagagagagtcccaagcagtctccgtgctgccaacgcagagcctgacacgggcagggttcaatcccatgaaccatgagatcatgacatgagcctagatcaagagtcagatgcttaaccgatgaaCCACCCAGTGCCTCTATGGTTTTTAGTAGTTGGGAATTGAGGTAACTGCCTCGATATCTATTCTAAACCCCCTTCCCTGTTGCTTCAGACAtaggggaaaacagaaaacagtaaacaGTGTGTGTGTTAAGTCTTAGCTATGGATTTCCACTGAGTTTCCAGGGGCTGTACTATTTAGTTACCTGAATGCTTATAAACCAGTGTTGCAGTCTGATTTTTTACATATACACTTCAAACGTCACCTGTGAGGGCTGCTGAGGACCCAGATGTGCTTCTAGCTACAATAATCCATCTTGTTATCAAGACATGACAGCTGGAAGCAGTAGTTGATCCTGGATGAGCTCTGGTTTTGGAAGGGGGAAATGCTGTGAGGACATTACTGGATTAATTCACAAAAATTGGATTATAGGTAGTCGATTTAAGTATTCTTTGAATGTCAGTTTACTGAAGCTATTAGCTAGTGTGGTTGTATAAGAGAATATCCCTATTAGCAAATACATATTGAAGTATTTACAAGTCAGGGGCCACGATCTGTGTGACTTCTTAAATGGTTCAAGGGAGGCAAGGGAATATATGTGTGTCGTGTGtgtagagagacagggacactgagatttaaaaatggaaaccgAAGTGTATCTGAGTTTGCACTTTCAGTAATATGTTATCCActaccttttatttttcaggaaagcAAGATAGATGAGCACCATTTTGTGGCAGTCGCTCTGAGGAAACCGGACGGATCTAGACGTCAGGGGGTAAGATTTTaagatttctcttctttctaaaaaGCATGAATCCTTGTTGAATGTGTTCTTTATTGAATAGAAGCATTCATTGGGTTTATATCCTGTTAgaggtgtgtgtttgttttttaagatcaTAGATTGAGAAGAGTTTTACATGATCAAATCTTTAAGATCCTGGAATTTCACAGTAATTTTTATAAAGCATGTTATCTATTTTTTCACATTCGTgaatattacaaagaaaaaatgtctcTAGTATTGTCCTAGTCTTATATGTTGGTAGAAATTCAAGATAATCACTGTCCCAGGCATCTTACCAGTGGTTTCTTCCCCATGAACTGGAGCTGGGTTGAATGTAAAGGTTCAGTGGAGGGTGTTGAGCGATGGCATTATCTGTCGGATGGAACCCCTCCACCTTCTGTAGTAATCCCCCAAATGATTCCCAAAGTGATAGGGCCAAACACGTGtgaggccctgtgtcaggctgctATGGGACACTGGTCTCTGTTCTTCCTGCCACAGTCTGTTCTTTCTTCTGTGCTGAGTTGTTGAGTGAAGAAagtgaaacaaaccaaaacacccTTCAGGTCAAGGGCCCTCAGCCTCCATGTACACAGTTGTGATTCTGCGGGAATATATTTGTAAGGAATCCTGGTCATGTTGTAATAATTGGAGCTATATGTGTGTCCTTCTTTCTCAGGAATCCACGTGAGACACTAGCGTGATCGGTAGATATGTGTCGTTACTGCTGGAAAATAGCTCGATGCACAGACAGTACTCTTGATAAATTTATCAAAGGATTAAAAGTCTTCTTAGATACTTTAATTACAAGGGGACAGTATGTTAAAATTGACCCCTCTTATCTGAAGATATTCTGGCCTTGGTTACTTGTCCTCGTGTGATTTAGTCTCAGCTTTACACTCTGCAACTCTCTTGTTTGTATAGAGCTTTACACTTGTGTCAGTTGTGGACACGTGCTGCCTCCTTGTTGTGGCACTGCAGGGAGCCTGACAGGCCCCTGACCTGGCAGCTGGCTTCCAGGCCCGCGTCCGCCATTTAACCTGTTGTGAGAGGTGGCACCGATTGGTGGATCTTCTTGATGTTGAAGAAGGTCCACCCTGGGCTGAGTTGCGAACAAGGGCTGTATCTGAGAATATAAGATGTAGTTTCAGGTTAGTGTTGAGGGAATCATTTCCTGTAGAAGTGTTGCGTCTCTTGTGTGGTCATGGGAATTTTGTCACATCTGTCCCTTAGAGTGTTCCTCACAAGTTTGCATTGTGGTTCTCTATCAGAAAAACCTACCTGCTTATGAAAAGTTACATATTTTGGGGATACTTTTAACTCATCTTTTGGGATCCTTTTAACTCCTCTATGAGAATTTTTGGATGTGTGGCTtagaaatctacattttaaacaCATACCACAGGTTAGGTACCAAAAAGGTTCAAGAATTAGGTTCTTTTAACTTGTTATACTGACAACAGTAACATAAGGAGTAATTGAAGTTACCTAGAAATCCTGCTGTGTTGCAGTTCAATATTACTGACATGAATAATTTGGTCTTATTTCCCATTTCCCTAATTATGAAATTGATCATAAGATTCACATGCAGCAAAACAGTGAggtaatctctttttttcccttttaggttCCAGCTCAAGATGATTCTAAACCAACTCCAAGGCAGTTTAGTGTCCTCACTTTTAATGATTTAATATCATCTGCTGTTCCTATGACCCCTGAAGATCCTTCGTTTTGGGACTGTTTTTGTTTCACAGAAGAAATTCCAATACGGAATGGTACAAAATCATGATATGATTCCCCaagtaacaaagaaaaatgaaaactgtaatcTTCTGTATTCACTAAAACAGTAAATGCCTGATAGTatccaattttatttcaaaaacccgtttttataaaagcaaaccaCTTTTCCTATTAAAAACACCAGGTTCTCAGTTCAAGCTAATTCCCTAGAACACACGTTTACCTCTTCTTTCCCAAATCGTACTGGATTGACAAAAGGAGTAGAAAAAGGAGCAGAATCTTACAGTGATAGGTGCTCATTGTAGAACAAAGTAGAAAATCGAATATGGAGAAAGggaatatgtaaatttttatgcTTCAGAGATAGTGATTCCTAAAACCTGAAGTTTCTTTCCAGACCCTTTTCTTGGCAAATGAATCCCTAttaatccactttttttttttcatggaaacatagtgttttgtaatttttttattggcTTAACTGTATATCTCCTGTTCATTAGTCTGCATCTGTGGCTTAACTGGCGCTGAAGTCGTGACCAGAGGTAACAATATCCAAGTAACCCCGGGGCATTTGTCATCCGAATTGGCACACAGTTCCAAGGTGCCCGTAACCTCAGCCTCGGGTTATCGGTTCTGCCTGTGGCTCCTGTCCCTCATGGAGAGAGCTGCTCCCGTTACGTGAGCCTCACATCTTCATAGGATTGGGTCTAAAAGGCAGGGAAGGCCATTTCTCCCCTCAGTCTCATTGTCATCCGTGAAGAGAACTTCCCAACAGACCCCACAATGTTTCCCCCCAGCTTCTCTTGACTCAGATCGGACCCCTGATGTTAATGGCCTCTGTGGGGAGTAGACCTGCGGTAGGGAGCCCGGTGAGGGTGGGGACGTGGCATCGAAGGTGCCCTGCCACCTGCCATCACAGGGAAGGTCTGGTTCACATCATGTGTACCCCTTCCCGTGCTGGACGTTTTGTCCATGTGCGCTGTTTACTATGAACACTGGTGTAGTGAGTGTCCTTGTGACCACATGTTGAGGAACATGCTTCTCGTCCTTAAGAGCATTTCTGGAAGTGGTTCACAAGGCTTAAACAGTTCTAGaactttgagaagaaaaggcCGTGTGGTTTCCACTTCCAGCTAATGTTACATGTGAGACCACCCCtccgcgccaccccccccccccccattctcccTGGTCAGCTGTAcaaattatctgtttttttcatttgatctTTGCCAATATAAGTGAGAAATGgtgtcttgtttttaaatttgtattttattacaaaTGAGATTGAtacattattgttgttattagctgtgtttattccttccttctgaaCCAGTTGTTCATAATCTTTGCCTGTTTTAATTCAGTGAATTAGCACTTAAAGTGGGAACAAAATCTAGAATATGCCAAGACCATCATGTCGATGACAGAATCTGTTACACAGCTGTAGTGCATGTCTTGGGGACTTTAAGTCTTGTTATTGTGGGATATCAAGAAGTGAAAgaattctattgtttttgttactAAAATTAATAATTGTGTGTAAATTGCATAAAATTAGATAATTTGCTTAGTAAAAAACACAACTggaatgttttgtaattttttattttatgaagcatGCCCGAATACTCCAAGCAGAgcaaataatgtgtttttaaaagatcaagtAACATATAAAATAGGAAACCTTGTTGTCCCTTAGCATGAATGTAATAGTGATATGAAAACCTGTCATCTGTCTTGTCGATAATAAAGCAAATAACGTCAGTGAATTtttatgagccaggcactgcgctagatttcatgttttgtttttctttttcttaaagttacaCATGGTATACAGAGTCTAAAGAATCTATAGGCTCGTTTTTCTGAGTGAGAAATACCACCCCTTGACCTCATTCTTCCATTTCCTATCCCCCAGAGCAAGCTCTTTTTGTTATCTATTACCATATCTTTGAATAACGTGCTTCTGTTTTACTTGATTTTGCAATCATGGgcattcttttaatttctagtttcaaaaGCTTGTTCTGTTTCCAGTCCATTATATattcccttcctgccccctctTCCCTGTATAATCATGTGATTCAGTGCTTACACTGTTGACTGATTTAGAacctttacattttattaatatgtaaAGCTGTGCCCAGGGATCGATGGCTGTTCTTGCCCTAGAtggcagttttctttccttgacGATTGACTTTGTTTGCATAGGGTTGTAAGCACTTTTTGCTAATGCCGCCTGAAACTCTACGAGATGCATGTTCACACATATCCATACTGTCCACTTCATCCATTTTCTGGAAGAAACCGTGTCTGGAGCAGTCTGTTTTCTCCGGTCTGGACTTTGTGCCTTCTGTGGCTTTTGCCCAGCTGCATTCCTGGAATCTCCTCTTACTgtccccccccctcacccccccaggGCATCCCTTGCCTCTCCTTCTGTTAGACTCCCTGGTTTcccatttcctctgcctcttgTTTTGTAGCAGATGCTAGCATAAGGGACATGGAAGATGTATTTTCTGAGGGGAAGGGGCAATCCCCTTATGTAGGTGGTGTAAGGGATTCAGCTGCTGCTTACAGATTACTCCATTCCCTGCCACTGAATGTTTGGTCCTGACGATTGTTAaatcctgggctgggctggaccaCAGTGCTGTTGCTTCACAACCGTGTTTTGCTGAGTCCAAAATCATTATTTGCATTACACCATATACTGCTTGGGACAGCTTCATTGGTTTCTATGAATAGAAAACTATTCCCTGCATAGGAACTGACGGGTTGATTTGAAAAATGGATCgacatatgtatgtgtgcatgttcaTATGTCCATTGCAGTGTAAAgctcagaaatgaaataaattttcaatgaaattttaCACTATCCTTACTACTCAGCTTCAAAGTCAGAAACCCATCAGACTGGGGTAGCTCAGTAGCCCCCACTGGCTGAACTATTGCCATCTGAACTTGATAACAAAATAGGTTTATACATGAATATGTGGGTACATACATCTTTGGTCAAAAATATTCCTGAAAACAATTCCATGTGCTAGTACTCAAAGGAAATATAAAGGGAGCTGGTTTCATTTTATGGGGCAAATAAATATGCCATCATAGTGTGTGTGAATTTGAAGTTAGCAGAGGTCTTTGGACACACATCCAGTTAAGATCAAGTGGCTTCTTTGTCTTAGGGTATTTCTATTAGAATAGCTATCTTCCTTCACAAGCACCTCACGAATATCAGGCTATTCGATCCTCACAACAGTTACAGTAGGTTATAGTATCATTCCCATTTAACTAATGGGGCAAGAAAAGCACTGTGATGttgaacaactttttaaaaattatgcatccaggggcgcctggctggcgcagtcggttaagcgtccgacttcagccaggtcacgatctcgcggtccgtgagttcgagccccgcgtcaggctctgggctgatggctcggaggctggaacctgtttccgattctgtgtctccctctctctctgcccctcccccgttcatgctctgtctctctctgtcccaaaaataaaataaaaaacgttgaaaaaataaattaaaaaaaaaaaataaataaaaattatgcatcCATTGAATAGTGGACTCAATAATTCAAACCAGATAGGCTAGATTCAGAGTCTGAACTCCACTCTGCAAAATTCAGTGGTATGCTGATGAAAGTTAACAGCAAACCATCCTGGGGCAGGGATGATGTGGCCCGAGAGCCTTCATATTGGTAGCTTTTGCTGATTTTGTGAAATAATGTCCCGTGTGTAACTCAGCTTCTAGGTTTAACTGCTATTTTGCCGTATTAACTTCAGATTGCCCCACGTGCACTCACACACAGGTGCAGCTGAagacctcccacccctccccccttaaGCCTTCCGTCTCCAGAGATAACCTCTTATCACTTGTAATTTTATTCACTTAACTACTTAAGTATGCACTCCCATCCTGGATGTGTGGTGTCCTGTACTTCTAGATTTTTCTCTTGGGACTGAAACATCAGGTTGGGGTCTCTGTACGTTATTTAAAGTGGCGAATGATGAGTTCACTGATCCCAGGCTTCTCAAAGGAGATCATAGGTACCCTGAGGGGTAGGCGGTGATGTGCCAGCAGTTACACCTCCACACCTTCTGGAGGCATTCATTTCATTCAAAGTTTGTGAAAGACTCTTAGGTAAAAGCAATACAGATCTAGTAAGAAGCAAACAAACTTGCCCACGTT is from Neofelis nebulosa isolate mNeoNeb1 chromosome 10, mNeoNeb1.pri, whole genome shotgun sequence and encodes:
- the AASDHPPT gene encoding L-aminoadipate-semialdehyde dehydrogenase-phosphopantetheinyl transferase, whose protein sequence is MGSPARRCSSVPAMEGVRWAFSCGTWLPSRAEWLLAVRSIQPEEKERIGQFVFARDAKAAMAGRLMMRKLVAEKLNIPWNNIRLQRTAKGKPVLAKDSLNPYPNFNFNISHQGDYAVLAAEPELQVGIDVMKTSFPGRGSIPEFFHIMKRKFTNKEWETIRSFNDEWTQLDMFYRNWALKESFIKALGVGLGFELQRLEFDISPLNLDIGQVYKETRLFLDGEEEKEWAFEESKIDEHHFVAVALRKPDGSRRQGVPAQDDSKPTPRQFSVLTFNDLISSAVPMTPEDPSFWDCFCFTEEIPIRNGTKS